From Phycodurus eques isolate BA_2022a chromosome 13, UOR_Pequ_1.1, whole genome shotgun sequence, a single genomic window includes:
- the LOC133411331 gene encoding caytaxin-like isoform X3, with translation MESVPPDVSELIPDQPPPYAMGTAEATLRMDNMEVKDEWQDEDFPRPLPEDGDSTCGLTDNRNNAPSSLNVGGSARDQSKRRTLTAPDMNLSLEHSEGSLLSDDLDINVDDIETPDDADSLDFANNGNELEWEDDTPVASAKRLPGEGEEERDSSGRLWRTVIVGDQEQRIDMQVIRPYLRVVTHGGYYGEGLNAIIVFAACYLPDSSCDDYSYIMENLFLYVVSSLELLVADDYMIVYLNGATPRRKMPGIGWLKKCYQMIDRKLRKNLKCLIIVHPTWFIRTILAISRPFISVKFLDKVRYVHTLDELSLLIPMEHVQVPECVLQYDDEKVKARQEQEQQNANLPPPKERPKPTMAEIGRDV, from the exons CGAGCTGATTCCTGACCAACCTCCTCCATACGCCATGGGGACTGCAGAGGCCACTTTACGCATGGACAACATGGAGGTGAAGGATGAGTGGCAGGACGAGGATTTCCCCAG GCCTCTACCAGAAGATGGCGATTCCACGTGTGGCCTCACAGACAACAGAAACA ATGCCCCCAGTAGTCTGAATGTGGGCGGGTCAGCCAGGGACCAGTCCAAGCGGCGCACGCTGACCGCCCCCGACATGAACCTGTCGCTGGAGCACAGCGAGGGCTCGCTGCTCTCCGACGACCTGGACATCAACGTAGACGACATCGAGACCCCCGACGACGCCGACTCGTTGGACTTCGCCAATAACGGCAACGAACTGGAGTGGGAAG ACGACACCCCGGTGGCCAGCGCCAAGCGTCTCCCGGGCGAAGGCGAGGAGGAGCGCGACTCGTCGGGCCGCCTGTGGAGAACGGTCATCGTGGGCGACCAGGAGCAGCGCATCGACATGCAGGTCATCAGGCCGTACCTCAGGGTGGTGACCCACGGAG GCTACTACGGGGAAGGCCTGAATGCCATCATCGTGTTCGCAGCCTGCTATCTCCCAGACAGCAGTTGTGACGACTACTCATACATCATGGAGAACCTCTTCTT GTATGTGGTGAGCAGCTTGGAGCTGCTGGTGGCCGACGACTACATGATCGTCTACCTGAACGGAGCCACGCCCCGCAGGAAGATGCCCGGCATCGGCTGGCTCAAGAAATGCTACCAGATGATTGACAGGAA ATTGAGGAAGAATCTCAAGTGTCTTATCATTGTTCACCCAACGTGGTTCATCCGGACCATCCTGGCCATCTCCAGGCCGTTCATCAG CGTGAAGTTCCTGGACAAGGTCCGCTACGTGCACACGCTGGACGAGCTGAGCTTGCTCATCCCCATGGAGCACGTGCAGGTGCCCGAGTGCGTGCTGCA GTACGATGACGAGAAGGTCAAAGCCAG ACAGGAGCAAGAGCAGCAAAACGCCAACTTGCCGCCGCCTAAAGAAAG GCCGAAGCCGACGATGGCCGAGATCGGGCGCGACGTCTGA
- the LOC133411331 gene encoding caytaxin-like isoform X4: MGTAEATLRMDNMEVKDEWQDEDFPRPLPEDGDSTCGLTDNRNNAPSSLNVGGSARDQSKRRTLTAPDMNLSLEHSEGSLLSDDLDINVDDIETPDDADSLDFANNGNELEWEDDTPVASAKRLPGEGEEERDSSGRLWRTVIVGDQEQRIDMQVIRPYLRVVTHGGYYGEGLNAIIVFAACYLPDSSCDDYSYIMENLFLYVVSSLELLVADDYMIVYLNGATPRRKMPGIGWLKKCYQMIDRKLRKNLKCLIIVHPTWFIRTILAISRPFISVKFLDKVRYVHTLDELSLLIPMEHVQVPECVLQYDDEKVKARQEQEQQNANLPPPKERPKPTMAEIGRDV, from the exons ATGGGGACTGCAGAGGCCACTTTACGCATGGACAACATGGAGGTGAAGGATGAGTGGCAGGACGAGGATTTCCCCAG GCCTCTACCAGAAGATGGCGATTCCACGTGTGGCCTCACAGACAACAGAAACA ATGCCCCCAGTAGTCTGAATGTGGGCGGGTCAGCCAGGGACCAGTCCAAGCGGCGCACGCTGACCGCCCCCGACATGAACCTGTCGCTGGAGCACAGCGAGGGCTCGCTGCTCTCCGACGACCTGGACATCAACGTAGACGACATCGAGACCCCCGACGACGCCGACTCGTTGGACTTCGCCAATAACGGCAACGAACTGGAGTGGGAAG ACGACACCCCGGTGGCCAGCGCCAAGCGTCTCCCGGGCGAAGGCGAGGAGGAGCGCGACTCGTCGGGCCGCCTGTGGAGAACGGTCATCGTGGGCGACCAGGAGCAGCGCATCGACATGCAGGTCATCAGGCCGTACCTCAGGGTGGTGACCCACGGAG GCTACTACGGGGAAGGCCTGAATGCCATCATCGTGTTCGCAGCCTGCTATCTCCCAGACAGCAGTTGTGACGACTACTCATACATCATGGAGAACCTCTTCTT GTATGTGGTGAGCAGCTTGGAGCTGCTGGTGGCCGACGACTACATGATCGTCTACCTGAACGGAGCCACGCCCCGCAGGAAGATGCCCGGCATCGGCTGGCTCAAGAAATGCTACCAGATGATTGACAGGAA ATTGAGGAAGAATCTCAAGTGTCTTATCATTGTTCACCCAACGTGGTTCATCCGGACCATCCTGGCCATCTCCAGGCCGTTCATCAG CGTGAAGTTCCTGGACAAGGTCCGCTACGTGCACACGCTGGACGAGCTGAGCTTGCTCATCCCCATGGAGCACGTGCAGGTGCCCGAGTGCGTGCTGCA GTACGATGACGAGAAGGTCAAAGCCAG ACAGGAGCAAGAGCAGCAAAACGCCAACTTGCCGCCGCCTAAAGAAAG GCCGAAGCCGACGATGGCCGAGATCGGGCGCGACGTCTGA
- the LOC133411331 gene encoding caytaxin-like isoform X2: MGTAEATLRMDNMEVKDEWQDEDFPRPLPEDGDSTCGLTDNRNNAPSSLNVGGSARDQSKRRTLTAPDMNLSLEHSEGSLLSDDLDINVDDIETPDDADSLDFANNGNELEWEDDTPVASAKRLPGEGEEERDSSGRLWRTVIVGDQEQRIDMQVIRPYLRVVTHGGYYGEGLNAIIVFAACYLPDSSCDDYSYIMENLFLYVVSSLELLVADDYMIVYLNGATPRRKMPGIGWLKKCYQMIDRKLRKNLKCLIIVHPTWFIRTILAISRPFISVKFLDKVRYVHTLDELSLLIPMEHVQVPECVLQYDDEKVKARSKSSKTPTCRRLKKGRSRRWPRSGATSDIQRAFNGDDYSRWHGLTGCETRKTIICHTHTVKYMVYILHASFY, encoded by the exons ATGGGGACTGCAGAGGCCACTTTACGCATGGACAACATGGAGGTGAAGGATGAGTGGCAGGACGAGGATTTCCCCAG GCCTCTACCAGAAGATGGCGATTCCACGTGTGGCCTCACAGACAACAGAAACA ATGCCCCCAGTAGTCTGAATGTGGGCGGGTCAGCCAGGGACCAGTCCAAGCGGCGCACGCTGACCGCCCCCGACATGAACCTGTCGCTGGAGCACAGCGAGGGCTCGCTGCTCTCCGACGACCTGGACATCAACGTAGACGACATCGAGACCCCCGACGACGCCGACTCGTTGGACTTCGCCAATAACGGCAACGAACTGGAGTGGGAAG ACGACACCCCGGTGGCCAGCGCCAAGCGTCTCCCGGGCGAAGGCGAGGAGGAGCGCGACTCGTCGGGCCGCCTGTGGAGAACGGTCATCGTGGGCGACCAGGAGCAGCGCATCGACATGCAGGTCATCAGGCCGTACCTCAGGGTGGTGACCCACGGAG GCTACTACGGGGAAGGCCTGAATGCCATCATCGTGTTCGCAGCCTGCTATCTCCCAGACAGCAGTTGTGACGACTACTCATACATCATGGAGAACCTCTTCTT GTATGTGGTGAGCAGCTTGGAGCTGCTGGTGGCCGACGACTACATGATCGTCTACCTGAACGGAGCCACGCCCCGCAGGAAGATGCCCGGCATCGGCTGGCTCAAGAAATGCTACCAGATGATTGACAGGAA ATTGAGGAAGAATCTCAAGTGTCTTATCATTGTTCACCCAACGTGGTTCATCCGGACCATCCTGGCCATCTCCAGGCCGTTCATCAG CGTGAAGTTCCTGGACAAGGTCCGCTACGTGCACACGCTGGACGAGCTGAGCTTGCTCATCCCCATGGAGCACGTGCAGGTGCCCGAGTGCGTGCTGCA GTACGATGACGAGAAGGTCAAAGCCAG GAGCAAGAGCAGCAAAACGCCAACTTGCCGCCGCCTAAAGAAAG GCCGAAGCCGACGATGGCCGAGATCGGGCGCGACGTCTGACATTCAAAG AGCTTTCAATGGTGACGATTACTCGAGATGGCACGGCCTGACTGGATGTGAAACACGCAAGACAATCATTTGTCACACACATACCGTCAAGTATATGGTCTATATACTTCATGCAAGTTTCTACTGA
- the LOC133411332 gene encoding nicotinamide riboside kinase 2-like: MKFIIGIGGVTNGGKTTLTNRLLRTLPNCCVVHQDDFFKKPDQIEVGEDGFRQWDVISALDMEAMVSTVKGWQENPVKFARSHGVSLSPEAEECSSDQNGIHILIVEGFLIYNYKPLIDIYDRCFYMSLPYEECKTRRSTRTYTVPDPPGLFDGHVWPMYLKHRKQMESQCDRIDYLDGMMAKDDIYSVVFERIQNALLNNS, encoded by the exons ATGAAATTCATCATTGGCATTGGCGG AGTGACCAACGGTGGCAAGACCACCCTGACTAACAGACTGCTTAGGACGTTGCCCAACTGCTGTGTTGTGCATCAGGatgactttttcaag AAACCCGATCAAATAGAAGTCGGGGAGGACGGCTTTAGACAGTGGGATG TCATCTCTGCCCTGGACATGGAGGCCATGGTCAGCACGGTGAAAGGCTGGCAGGAGAACCCGGTCAAGTTTGCCCGCTCCCATGGCGTCAGCCTGTCACCCGAAGCCGAGGAATGCAGCTCGGACCAGAATGGGATCCATATTCTCATCGTGGAGGGCTTCCTCATCTACAACTACAA GCCTCTCATCGACATCTACGACAGGTGTTTCTACATGTCCCTTCCTTATGAGGAGTGCAAGACAAGGAGAAG TACGAGAACGTACACCGTTCCCGACCCTCCCGGTCTGTTCGATGGCCACGTCTGGCCCATGTATCTGAAGCACCGCAAACAAATGGAGAGCCAGTGTGACAGAATAG ATTACCTCGATGGAATGATGGCGAAAGACGACATTTATTCTGTCGTGTTTGAGAGAATCCAGAATGCCCTTCTCAACAACTCATAG
- the LOC133411331 gene encoding caytaxin-like isoform X1 yields MESVPPDVSELIPDQPPPYAMGTAEATLRMDNMEVKDEWQDEDFPRPLPEDGDSTCGLTDNRNNAPSSLNVGGSARDQSKRRTLTAPDMNLSLEHSEGSLLSDDLDINVDDIETPDDADSLDFANNGNELEWEDDTPVASAKRLPGEGEEERDSSGRLWRTVIVGDQEQRIDMQVIRPYLRVVTHGGYYGEGLNAIIVFAACYLPDSSCDDYSYIMENLFLYVVSSLELLVADDYMIVYLNGATPRRKMPGIGWLKKCYQMIDRKLRKNLKCLIIVHPTWFIRTILAISRPFISVKFLDKVRYVHTLDELSLLIPMEHVQVPECVLQYDDEKVKARSKSSKTPTCRRLKKGRSRRWPRSGATSDIQRAFNGDDYSRWHGLTGCETRKTIICHTHTVKYMVYILHASFY; encoded by the exons CGAGCTGATTCCTGACCAACCTCCTCCATACGCCATGGGGACTGCAGAGGCCACTTTACGCATGGACAACATGGAGGTGAAGGATGAGTGGCAGGACGAGGATTTCCCCAG GCCTCTACCAGAAGATGGCGATTCCACGTGTGGCCTCACAGACAACAGAAACA ATGCCCCCAGTAGTCTGAATGTGGGCGGGTCAGCCAGGGACCAGTCCAAGCGGCGCACGCTGACCGCCCCCGACATGAACCTGTCGCTGGAGCACAGCGAGGGCTCGCTGCTCTCCGACGACCTGGACATCAACGTAGACGACATCGAGACCCCCGACGACGCCGACTCGTTGGACTTCGCCAATAACGGCAACGAACTGGAGTGGGAAG ACGACACCCCGGTGGCCAGCGCCAAGCGTCTCCCGGGCGAAGGCGAGGAGGAGCGCGACTCGTCGGGCCGCCTGTGGAGAACGGTCATCGTGGGCGACCAGGAGCAGCGCATCGACATGCAGGTCATCAGGCCGTACCTCAGGGTGGTGACCCACGGAG GCTACTACGGGGAAGGCCTGAATGCCATCATCGTGTTCGCAGCCTGCTATCTCCCAGACAGCAGTTGTGACGACTACTCATACATCATGGAGAACCTCTTCTT GTATGTGGTGAGCAGCTTGGAGCTGCTGGTGGCCGACGACTACATGATCGTCTACCTGAACGGAGCCACGCCCCGCAGGAAGATGCCCGGCATCGGCTGGCTCAAGAAATGCTACCAGATGATTGACAGGAA ATTGAGGAAGAATCTCAAGTGTCTTATCATTGTTCACCCAACGTGGTTCATCCGGACCATCCTGGCCATCTCCAGGCCGTTCATCAG CGTGAAGTTCCTGGACAAGGTCCGCTACGTGCACACGCTGGACGAGCTGAGCTTGCTCATCCCCATGGAGCACGTGCAGGTGCCCGAGTGCGTGCTGCA GTACGATGACGAGAAGGTCAAAGCCAG GAGCAAGAGCAGCAAAACGCCAACTTGCCGCCGCCTAAAGAAAG GCCGAAGCCGACGATGGCCGAGATCGGGCGCGACGTCTGACATTCAAAG AGCTTTCAATGGTGACGATTACTCGAGATGGCACGGCCTGACTGGATGTGAAACACGCAAGACAATCATTTGTCACACACATACCGTCAAGTATATGGTCTATATACTTCATGCAAGTTTCTACTGA